A window of the Pogona vitticeps strain Pit_001003342236 chromosome 4, PviZW2.1, whole genome shotgun sequence genome harbors these coding sequences:
- the LEPROT gene encoding leptin receptor gene-related protein — translation MAGIKALVGLSFTGVIGLTFLMLGCALEQYGVYWPLFVLIFYFISPIPHFIAKRVSDDTDAASSACKELAYFFTTGIVVSAFGFPIILARVNVIKWGACALVLAGNAVIFLTVLGFFVLFGRGDDFTWEQW, via the exons ATGGCGGGGATCAAAG CCTTGGTTGGCTTATCGTTCACCGGAGTTATTGGTCTGACATTTCTTATGCTGGGGTGTGCCCTTGAACAATATGG GGTCTACTGGCCACTCTTTGTCTTGATATTTTACTTCATAAGTCCTATTCCTCACTTCATTGCAAAAAGAGTGAGTGATGATACAGATGCTGCAAGCAGTGCCTGCAAGGAATTAGCATATTTCTTCACAACAGGAATTGTGGTTTCTGCCTTTGGATTTCCTATCATTCTTGCCCGTGTTAATGTG ATAAAGTGGGGAGCTTGTGCCCTTGTGCTGGCTGGCAATGCAGTAATTTTCCTTACCGTTTTAGGCTTTTTTGTCCTGTTCGGCAGAGGAGATGATTTTACGTGGGAACAGTGGTAA